TTTCTAGGTTTTCCGTTCTCTCCAGgggttttaattatttttttcgcTATCATGTATGCTTTGAGGACTGTAGGGTTTATATTTGCATTGCAGCTTCTCCAAGTTTAGCCCTGTCATGTTTTCTTTGATGCCGTAGCTCTTGTTAGGGTTTAGTCGTATGATCTTACTGTCTGATTAGTTCTTTTTCTCGAATTTCGTATCTCTGGTCCATTCGCTCTTTATTTAAATCTCGATCGCATGTCTGCTTTCTAGTGTTTTCCCGTGGACTAATTTGAATCCACTGCTGAAATATCGCTCGATCTCTTTCTGATTTCCAGAGCGAAAATTTCTGTACTGGAAAGATGGCCGGCAGTCCGTGGATTCAGCCCGTCACTTGTAGATCTTTAATTACCTTCCCTTCGATTTGCCCTGTTCATAATTCTCAGAATTTTATCCCTCGTCTTCCCTCCAAACCTTCGAAGAAGAAGCTTTATCAAGCAAGGGCAAGTTCTGCAAGTGCGGGTCAGAATCCATCATCTTCTCCGAAGGGAAAGAACCCATTGGCACTTGTACTCGAAGTTCCGGGGACCATCTGGAAGCGAACTTTGCAACCACTTAGTGATTTCGGGTCTGGTCGAAGTAGCATCTGGGAGGGTGGAGTCGGGCTGTTTATGGTTTCTGGGGCAGCTCTTCTTGCCCTCGCACTTGTGTGGTTGAGGGGGTTCAATTTGAGGTCACGGTTCAGGAAATATCAGGCGGTGTTTGAATTCTCCCAAGCTTGTGGAATTTGCGTGGGAACACCAGTCAGGATACGAGGGGTGACCGTCGGAAGTGTGGTCCAAGTTAATTCATCTTTGAAAAGTATTGATGCAACTGTTGAGGTGTGTGTGCTTTGCTCTATCAACTTCTCATTTACATGAATATATTTGGATCTGCTTTCACTCTGATTACTTAGTAGTGCCTTGTGGATCACTTATTCTTGGTTTCAATGAGCTTTATAAACTGGATTCTTTTCTCTCGTTCAACTTACTTTTGATTCAATAGTAtattcttctcatctatcctgaGCTAATCATCTTCGAGGTAATCTTTGGTTTCTACAGATGTATCATTTCTTTGTAGCACTGATATTGAATTTGCCAACAATTCTTCGATGTGTTTAAAGTTGAACCATGATAAATTCATAAGACTTGCATTTTTTGTTATTAGCATTTTGGATACATAGGTCGAAAGATGAAAGATTGATTGTTATGCCATTAGCTtgagaaaaatatttaatacTGTTGGCTTTTGGGGGCTATTTCTATAAAAGAGCAGGCTAGAATGGTCCTAGGAAGAGGCATGAGGAGTCAAGGGATGACAAAATGTTTGAACGAAAATAATGGGAGATTTTTCAAATACAGTTTACCATGTCAAGAACTCGTCCTTGAATAGGAAGCAATAATAAAGTGTTAACCTTAAATTGTCGATATCTCATTGcatatctatttattttatttttttattaattgttGACTGCTCTTTTATAATCAAGGAGAATGGAATGGTTGATAAATCCAGTTTCACTGCATGCATCAAGTCACCTGATTCTTAAGTTTTGATCTTCATCTTCTGAATTGGAAAAAATGTTTTAGTCTTTTAAggttcatcttctttttttgatattttccaGGACTGTAAAGTAACATGATTTAAAGTTACGATTCAGTTGGTGCTCTTTCAGATTTAAAAGGTTCTGTATAACATTAATTCTGAATGCAGTGTTTATATTTCTAGGATTCTAAGGTGAAATTCACAAATTGCATATAGAAAATCTTTAGACTCGGAAAGCTTGTCATTTGTTTTAAATGATAAATGACATGTATGGAAAAGGGTTTCTGAAGCAATTGCATGTTTGCGTATTGCATTATGTAATTGATCATAAATTTGAAATTAACTTATAATTAGTCCCTTAACCTTTTGTTTGGCAGGTTGAGGATGACAAAATTATTATACCTCAAAATTCTTTGGTTGAGGTTAATCAGTCTGGCCTTCTTATGGAGACATTGATTGATATTACACCACGAGATCCACTTCCTACACCATCTGCAGGCCCCCTTGATCCAGATTGTGCCAAAGAGGGTCTTATTGTTTGTGATAAAGAGAGGATAAGAGGAAAACAGGGGGTAAGCTTGGATGAATTGGTTGGAATATTTACCCGTCTTGGACGAGAAATGGAAGAAATCGGCATTTCTAAAAGCTACAGATTGGCAGAAAAGGTTGCATCTGTTGTAGAAGAAGCACAACCCCTCCTTGCAGAGGTGCAGACATATATATTCTCTATCCATTTTACCTAATATTTGAAAGTCTATTGCATCTTCAATCATTCTGATAATTGAAAATCTGTTGTCATCGATTTGTTTTCGCACACTCCACTAACCCAGTGTCAATATACATTGGATATTGAGCTATAACAAGAGCTTCTGGAGGAGTATATCTGTTGTCATCCATCAGTTTTCACACGCCCCACTAACCCAGTATTAATATACATTGCATATTGAACTATGACAAAAACATCTAGAGGAATACATCACAGAGACTGAAATTAATCACTAGTCTTGCTAACACATATGCAATGTAATGTCAACAATGTGGTAGTTCTTTTAATGATCACCCTGCAATAACTCTTGTCGTGTATTGATCATGAATAGTTAAAAGGATTGTGCATTCATGACGACTGCGTCATCATACACTAAGGGCTTGTTAGAGAGGATATGCCTTAAAAGTCATTTGCATGCAATTTGGAACATTTTGCATGATCACTAAACATTATTAGGTATGCATCACACATCGGTCTCAGAGCTAGAAAAGAGTTCACGTTGCTCCAAGGGAGTTAACCATGTGGTTGGAGTGTTTATCATGGGGAGGACTGTATATTCTTAAATATTTGAAATATTGTTCACCTGAAGTTGGGCATCACACCTTTATAGTTGTCGAGTTGTATGGTGATATCATTCTCCACCAAGGTGGTAATTTTGTATCGATACCCAAGTGCGCGATCGCTGCATGGTCGACAATCACCATCAAGGACCAAGGTGCGAACCAGATGCACAGTTTGCAAATAATTCCTTGACTTGAAGAATAAGACACCATGCTGCACTCTAGAGGACAATAAATTTGGGGTCAAATCTATTTGTTGACTAAGGTACGTCGGCTTATTTTTTTGGTAGGGAGTATACTAGTTTACTGGGACTAGATGTGAGTGAGGGTTTTAGCTATCAAACAAAGGAACCTTCATATGACATTGTGTCCACATTAAGACGGAGGCATGTTCAAACACCGGAGTCTTGGGCCCCAATCATTTATTTAtggttttggaaaaaaaataatttagtttttCAGAATTATATATTTAGTGATCAATTATTTTGCAAAAAGTTTTGTGCGAATAGCTTTACCCCAATGTGTGTGACATGATCCTGGTCCTGGTAGGCCATGACATCACGTGACTAAGGGTTTGGACTAGGACCATGGTTGGTGGCCAAAATAAGGCTGGTCACTAAAACCTAACCATAGTCCTATATGTACATGGGATGGCGGTGACATAAGGGTGTAGAAAACTTCTGAAATCATGTAGAAAATCGACAAAGGAGGCGTTGTAGGCTTGTCtccgagaaaaagaaaggaagaaagagaaaaggctAGATCTAAAGTAATAGATATTATTCCTTCAAGCATTGCATCCCCTAGACACACAGATAGCTGGAGTTTGGAGGCTAAGAAAGCTTCGAGGATCGTGCATGTGGACCAACATGTCTGTGGATAGTAAAGCTTGGAGGATCATATACTTTTGTGATCTTAGTGCCCTCTTGTAAAAGCAAAAATCAACTCCATAATCACCTAATGACTCAGTACTTTTTTTAAACCCTTTGAGCATGCTTTTACATGTTTTTAAATCGTGAGCAGGGTCCTAGAATTCCACCGAATGCATCTAGGATGGATCACCAATGTCCTTCAGGACTAGATTGTATGTTAGATTAAAAGATGCTTCTGATACGTATGCAATTGAAGGCCTGAAACACCCTGATACTATTTCAGAAATATGAGCCAGACTAAAGAACATCAACTTCTTTGATCTTCTGGtcaatttttctttccttttcccttAATCTCCAAGGTCttaactaatttagttgatTTTGAAGTTCAAATCTTTATAACTTAAATGATATATCTTAGTTAATCATTCTCATGACCAAATGAAGAGTCACTTTTGTGTGTGGATGAGTAGGTCATGGAGGAAACTAAGTTTGTTTTCTGTGTGCTTTGAGGATATTGAAACTCAAgctttttttcctttaaaaaaaaaacctacttgtccagcatattagatttaataatattattaaggaTCTAATCTTAATATCCTATCTGGGACCAATACTGCATTTTCTGTATGTTAAATCTTTCTTGCTAACTTGTCTTTATGGCCAGAAAATGTAGTTTTGAGTTCATTTCGGTTGGTTGGTCATGCAAGAACCTTTCCATTGTTCTACCTGCCTTTCAGAATCTATTGGTTATATTTTGTAGTTCAGCATTTGAGATTCAAGTGGCGCTATTTTCACGTAATTTCATACTAGGTCCTGAAAGTACACCTTTAAGTTTGAAACATTTCCATGCTGCAAACATACTCGCATCTACTACTCAGGCAAAATCTGccatagcttttcttgcttcctcaCAAGCAGACTTGACAGTGAAGGAGCATTTTTCATGCATAATCTCATTATATTAATGCAtccatatttcatatttttgtcATCAGCTGCTCTTGAACATGACTTTATAGTTCTGTTTTGTCTTTAAGGAATCATGAAGGATGTAGCTACAAATTAAAAACAACTAGGCATGCTTACATGCGTAGGTTTTTGCTTTAGTGATGTGCAGATTGAAGCCCTGGCTGAAAATATACAGCCATTGCTTGCTGAGGTTCGTGACAGTGGTTTGCTGAAGGATGTGGAGAGTTTAACCAAAAGCCTGGCTGATGCAACTGAGGATTTGAGGTATAATTATTGAACCTCAATTTTCTAAACTAGCTATTTTCATTTCGATTTTAATCAGCAACTCACTATATTTAAAGTTTATACCAGTCTATTGATACTTGAATTCTTCACATGTTGTTTGAGCGGTGATGTCATAGGATTGGTATCAAGTTGCACTAATATGCTTGCTTAGATATTTTCTGGGTAACTTTAAGGGGTTTGGCAAGATTGGATTTTTCCCTTTTATGTTTTTAAACAAAGCATAAACTTGTTTATGGCCCTTTAAGGCATGTAATAACCTACAAGGCTTTTCTAAAACTGATTTCCTTTTATCGTTCATAAATTCAGTCAAGTAATTACGGATTCCAGGAATTAGCTTAAGTTTGGTGGTGACAAGCttaaggttgattaagatttattgtcGCTTGAATGTTAGTTAAGTGCACAGATTTTAGTCATTATTCTTGGTTATGATTAATGCAGTTATCTTGAAGATAATTGATGGAACAAACTAGTCGAAATCTGTACTGCTATTCAAGATTGCATTTTATAGCTGGTCATGCCTTTTGATAGACCCTTCTTCTTGATGCTGCCCCTAGTCTGAGCAccttttggttggtttgacttcCATTTTTTGAGAAACCTTGGTTGGAGTCCATTGGATACTCCAAAATAGTACATAAAGAAGTACATCTTAGTAGATCCTCTTCATAGATGTCTGAGTGAGTAAAAAAGTTGACAAAAACAAGTTCTTGCTAAAATAGTTCCTTAGAACCTTTGTCGCTacatacctttttctttttgtgcctGAGATCTAGTCCAACTAACACTTACATGTAACTGAAGGCCTGCTGTTCTCTAGTTTCTTATAGTTAGCTGCATAAACCATTGTGACAATTACGGAACAGCCTAGCATTTGATAATCTCTTGGGAACAAAGAAAAACTCTTATTCGACTCTTTAAAGTCTTTAATATACTATTTCTGAACTGAAAGATACCGTTATGAGCCTATGAGGAATTgtttttggattttcattcaAACTTTAATATCTGATGCATTAAATAATATCTAATTCATCTTATGCTAATCCAGCCCATCCATTTATATTCTCAGTATGCGGTTGATCATGCATTCTAACAGAAATTTGACGTATTTTTGAACTCCATTGTTGGGGTTGGCATGACTTTAATCATCTTGTCATTGTATCACTCTGGCAAAGCCTTAGTGAAAGTGGGGCTCCATTTTTATGCTAATAGAGAGAAGTAATATTCCCCTCACAATAACCTTCTTCACTATTGTGAAAAATTAATGGAAGACGAagctttttctgttttttctgtttttttggtttttattttattttttctagacTCTCGCTAATTTATGGGGAATCCAAATCTTGGATGTTTCCTTTCCTCGTTGCATTTATTTAACCtggaaaacatatttttctttttcccggtTATGCGGCCCATGAAATGAGCACCAATTCATGAGGGGTTGGCAAACATATATCACACTTAAGATAAAGCTAAACCATTATATTTAGAATAGGTCTTGCAAGTTATTTTGCATTGTCTTTGTATAATCTGTTGGATTAGATACTTCTTCAAAAGTCCATTGTGTCTTCCATGTCATAGATTTCAGTTCTTGTGGAGATTTTGCATGTCTTGAGTAAGAAAATCTGGAAGGATTTCAGAGTATATCATGTACCTTTCCTATTTTCAATCTGGTTGAAATTTGGTCTTCTTGTTCTATGCTAGTAACAAAATGTTGTAATTTCTAGCGATCCTTGTGAGAAAAAATGCAGTCAGCATCCAGTTTAATTAGAACAAAACTGATTGTCTGCACTCTCTGGAATCTAATTCATGATAAACATGTGAAAAATCACATATCTAACCATGCAGGTTGCAAAGGTAATATGAAAAAGATGGTGTTATGTAATTTTGTGATGCTTACTTTTCTTCTTGCATTCTGCAAACTTGTCAGTTTTTCCATTAAAAATAGATAATCTTAATGCCCAATTTGCACCAGTTGTAAAAGTGGTCTCAACTTTTATTATACGTGCATTTCGTACGGGTTAAATTTCAAATCGTTCAGAAGACAATTACTTTACTTTGAAGTTTGAAGGTTTGACTGGCAATAAATGCATGTGCCCCTACTTTTCTTTTTGAGTGCTCAATTCatgcttagattttttttttcctccaataTGCATTCTGTTTCCTTTCTCTCAGACTTCTCaatatgtttgtttttttttctttatcctttttaagattAATATTCAGTATATCACTTTTTTAGGTCAAGGATTATGCTGCATATTTTCCTCCTATTTTTTTCTATCAAAATTAGAGGTGAATATAGATGGAAATGAAGGATTGAAGATTCAAATATGAGTAGATAATTACTCCTATTTGCCAAAGGTGTAGATATGCAGCACTAGATCTTTCCATTGGGGAAAATCTTGGATCACTATATCTGGCCATCGCTATATGGTAATAGATGGAAGATTAGGGGGCACTGGATCAAGTCCAATGACTGCCCGCTTGTATTGTGCTACTTTCCCCTCTATTTGGATGAAAGACTGCGCGATACAGGGAGAGCATTGGATTATATCTGCCGCTCTACCCCATCCTCCATTATTTCTCTTATTGTGGTCGCCACGTAGGGTGACATAAACTGGTTCCCTTCTCACTGATATTAAACATGGTGGTTGTGCATGTTACTAGCTACTAACTTTTATGGTCTTGCAGGAAGGTGCAGTCTGCCCTTTTAACTCCTGAGAATGCTGAACTTATCAGGCAGTCTACTTTCACACTTCTATCTACACTGAAAAATATTGAGGTGGGACCTTTGTCCTCTTTCTGATTTCCTATTTCTGagattaagatttttatttatataataaatttctACATGAATTCGCAGAGTGTAAGTTCTGACGTCTCAGGCTTCACGGGTGATGAAGCTACAAGACAGAATCTGAAGTTGCTAATAAAGTCTCTTAGCAGGATTTTATGAAGATTTCTGAAGCCTGACTGTTACCAATACCAGCTAGACTCCTATGTTAAACTTTTGACAGCAGAAGGTTACATATGGGAGGGGAAGTGGGAAGAGACATCACGCATGTCTACAATTCTTAGGTCTGAAGTTTGAAAGAGAACTTGACCCAATCTCTCTCTAAAAGAAACATGAAGTTATGATAGGaactttttttcttcatttcccCCCTTTGTACCTCTAGAGTTTCCTTCAGTGCAACTGCTTTCAGGTCTCATGCCGTGATACGTGCATGAGGCAGTTGGAGATTTTTTTCGAAAATTTTATCATGGAACATTGTAGGAGTTGTCAATCTTTGTGAGCATGACTTTCTTTGAGTAGTCATgttttccatcaaaaaaagaCTTTGGACTAGTCAtgtataattttcttttctgtCATACTTGACCATTTGGTATTGTGAATTGGCATGTATGAAGTTACCATACCAAGCTTGCTGATTTAACGAGACCTCCAAAGCATAGATCTTCGTTTATCTTGCACCTTCCACGGCTCAACTTGGTATGAGCTGATTTAATTTTCAATACTATATTGATTCCTTATGAAAGCATTTGTAAATTAATTGCATCTCTTGCTGACTTCCGAATCATCTTACTAAATCCTCTCTGTTCTTATTGACCAGGGTTTTCCTGTCTCATCTTGTAAGATCGTTTTAGCCACTCCTTGTGTTCGGTCTTGATGCAGTTGTTACTCTGCAAAAAATGGCATCATGCATTAGAACACGAGCAGGTCAGGTAACTGAAATGTCTAAAAGGAAGATAACTGACCCAGACTATAAACCTGTGGCACCCAGGGCTGTAGTGTGAGCACTCCAAATATGTCACGTACCTCCGGATTGTTATCTGCTTAAAAGTCTGCCAAGTTCCAGCAAATTACGTATCTATGATTCGCCAAATAATGTAGTAATCCTTTCATTGTGGCAATGTGTTCTCTCTCCAGTTTCAAAATGTTGGTCTGCAAAGCCTTCAAGTTTCCAGGGCACAAGTTTTGTGAAAAGAAAGCTGACTGCTTCACCGTCGCACTCTCTTTTCGCGTCGGCGATTAAATGTGGAAGCCCGTCACAGGAAACCAGTCCTCAAGTTCAGCTTTCACGAGGTACCAGCAAATCTGTTTTGAGTATACTGCAAGAGATGGCATAATCGTATAGCAAACAAATTTACATTAGTAACTGCCTGATTGACTTTAATGATCAGATTGCTGCACGACTGTTGACCACACTATCTCGTGATAGTTACATCAATGGATCGTTTTTTCCTTAAACGATCAAAAACGGAAGACCTTCCTGGATAACAATAAACGAAAATTATCTGTTTTGCTTTTTGCATGCAAGAGCATGGGCTTCATGATGGGGAGAATAATGGTCACCCTAATTCCACCCTAATTCCAGATTAATCCGACTGTCTTGATCTGGGCCCTGACCGAGGTAAATGGTCTCGGTACAGGCCAAGGTGCCATTGTGGTTATGGTACTATCCAATAAATCAGGTAACAAACATCGCTTTCATTCTATATATTATAGAGATGACAAAGGGACCATCAGGTAAGCAATCTTACACTTCTctatgctatttttttttcttctgttctTGCTCTCGGTCTCTGACTTAGGATTCTCTATCGAAACAATGAGACTTTTTCGATTCCAGCCAACCTCAACACACTTGAGACTTAGACCAACCTTAGTCTAGATACTAGCAGCAACGCTTTCCAACATAGTTAAACGTTTTGATGGAAGACACGTCCATAATGAGTTTCTTACCCAGGACGAATAAAGTGGGGAAAGTGAATAAGTTTCAAAACTTGAGCGAGAGGTGCAGCGATGGGGTGGAAATATGAAGCTGACCTGATACAGAGTAGCAACAGATTATGTTATGGCTGACTAGTTTCTCAGCACTGCTCTTGTCCGTCTCTTCCTATGTTTTTGAGAACTGGGAACGGGGGGAAGCTTCCAGTCGTTGTTTCTTGTCTTTTGGGATGGATATTGGTTACGAAGCGGAGCCGTTCGACCGTTGGACGTCCGGGGCGACGGCCGGGCGACGGCGGTGAGATGATTCACATACTATGCTTTCTTAACCTGTACTTTGTTCTCTTCTTTTCGACAATCGCACTTTGGTGCTTTTGTTCGGGATGAATATATGCCACCCCTGTCACATCCCCAGACCGGCAAAGATCGTTCGATTGAGGGGTAAAATGGGAATGTACGCCGGAACACGCTATGGAGGGCCGGTTACCCTCGGCGGTTTGTAGACATTCGGGGCCGACATCGGGGTGGCCTTGCGGGCGGATGCCTTCCTATCCCTTGCTTTCTACTCTATTCCCCCTAAGTAGCAGCTGAAGGAAGAAGGCGATCGGCGGGTCACGGCGTATTAGGGT
The Phoenix dactylifera cultivar Barhee BC4 chromosome 3, palm_55x_up_171113_PBpolish2nd_filt_p, whole genome shotgun sequence DNA segment above includes these coding regions:
- the LOC103703491 gene encoding protein TRIGALACTOSYLDIACYLGLYCEROL 2, chloroplastic-like, encoding MAGSPWIQPVTCRSLITFPSICPVHNSQNFIPRLPSKPSKKKLYQARASSASAGQNPSSSPKGKNPLALVLEVPGTIWKRTLQPLSDFGSGRSSIWEGGVGLFMVSGAALLALALVWLRGFNLRSRFRKYQAVFEFSQACGICVGTPVRIRGVTVGSVVQVNSSLKSIDATVEVEDDKIIIPQNSLVEVNQSGLLMETLIDITPRDPLPTPSAGPLDPDCAKEGLIVCDKERIRGKQGVSLDELVGIFTRLGREMEEIGISKSYRLAEKVASVVEEAQPLLAEIEALAENIQPLLAEVRDSGLLKDVESLTKSLADATEDLRKVQSALLTPENAELIRQSTFTLLSTLKNIESVSSDVSGFTGDEATRQNLKLLIKSLSRIL